One Candidatus Krumholzibacteriia bacterium genomic window, TGGCCATGTAGGCCCCGAACAACCCGGCCAGCTCCACCTCCAGACCGGTCTCCTCCCGGGTCTCGCGCACCGCGCATTCCTCCACGTGCTCGTCGTACTCCACGAAACCGGCGGGCAGGGTCCACATGCCCTCGCGCGGTTCGAACTTGCGCCGCACCAGCAACACCTCGCCGGACTCGACCAGCACCACGCCCGCGGCCGGGGCGGGATTGCGGTAGGCCACGAAACCGCAGCGCTCGCAAACCGCGCGCACCCGGTCATCCAGCTGGCGCGGTGTCAGCGCACCCCCGCAGCGCGAACAAAAAACCGGCTCGCAGCTCATCGCTGGGCGTACTGCGCGCGCAGGCGGTCGCGCCACGCCGTCTCCACTTCGGCGAGCGGGACGCCGTAGACCTTCTCGAACGCCATCGCGAACACGTCGGCGGAGTTGACCCCGTGGATGGCGGTGTACAGCTCGATGAGCTTGCCCGTGCCCCATCGGTCGACGATGA contains:
- a CDS encoding NUDIX hydrolase; this encodes MSCEPVFCSRCGGALTPRQLDDRVRAVCERCGFVAYRNPAPAAGVVLVESGEVLLVRRKFEPREGMWTLPAGFVEYDEHVEECAVRETREETGLEVELAGLFGAYMAMDDPRVRVVLLLYEARRVGGELRPGDDASEARFFPLTATPADIAFRAHRQALADLVER